The Plasmodium vinckei vinckei genome assembly, chromosome: PVVCY_06 genome contains a region encoding:
- a CDS encoding exported serine/threonine protein kinase, putative: MERDINKNNVRFNVKDVNNLSYSNLNKANFSEARNEFYQNASDLENYNAIKSRNIQFTNVDNSNWNYDNYTLEQNCDMNGSNVNISSENNASNEINTNNANTNLSDYAIMNYQKKINEFNNNLIKQNHMGYLDSNGVNSNNVYHKINKMNNENPPFNIISNNTDNNAQHFNGMKYSDYYNSNNCIYNTSMLNTSVSYNAKNYLNNSIPSKNDYLKLNLNSVNNVSNHLNFSNMSNSNNVNSNPFNSNITSSLNLINYKNSVNSNNMNYTPNMFSLEHTGNINVLKGKNYNLNQFNVINLHESDLSNYSYRNLKNVNLKSNYPTSSCNMISNDIDSSIYICSNNNSNYSNKKQLKIKPNNCNDSDVTRKKINSLILSEANACSNDKLVSLDDENVNSEQENIKYDNKNHSNITIKNRKGKITKVKNTNLINKSYDNHNKRSKAECLIYDNSRNPINLNENIYDKKKKNTIIKKENKVILKKKKSNIKNITNSPSNNKISKNAEKDRGFVKATSESNSIDAKEQVSSNSNKKQIIVNKRNSYVLRKIINMQTAEDKIEDELSYQNNRVKTANKNNYSVNDLIKGDEEKGFLGKNKNTSHENNNNIVKSLSKYDFFMNKNVIIDTVNVGSKRRGNNVQTKYSDEKYNNELSEKQDTTHLIDKKRKFNDINEHKNNSKNGKYNGTTKSCDRNENKIKIYHDEKNSEDKKISSNKNETQINSEKEIHDKGVTRDKKKKTNSEIIKTEEAVLNNKKYKKITIQNDTNFDNNEEENKIIFNEPTKENDMEKIKFEDGKETDGKQNEQKFYKIKDKEINNIKSVTPNEYNEKNCLDHKNIGETSINEQNGKNKIIIEEKYNPHENNMIVENECVNSNNENNCKKMMKVSNENKNNTLDELMNKNSRISKGIDYNNEYKSKISRTYYLRKHKNEINEKNNNEELINETQELEKEKIYNNNENDYVDTSKMDKSYKGKLNVKENKCDINNTEKSTMENETTENICRVGNENKIEEIKTNMTTRNEYINDKGNDKIAKSVIDANNNSSMYGNYDKKNSDKNLVRDLYSYTDGNNNMINNKKNKIWMNLGSISYIDSLVGKGSYGNVRKVLYNVDLNSEHLKFYINKINSSEFSKLVMDCIGLKKNLTNNKEMRKSEISSNELRNNVKGLKKDLDNYIDSVEKNDLNGFKNNKEYNCLCCYRKKYFEMAIKEIDVSRKGNEFQFLREQELLCHFNSNVIKPLSTKVGNLKEKQNYEILMHCANGDLRKLLQNLIYHRKKEYEKRKKVNKILKLIHTIFGKKYKCYKNENEKMCIGLCYEKLKKIKIKLNNSVIEIKYPKFDYIYENIKVYNCGLTESECKFLFFQIVNGISFLQTCYQSNIIRLTDIKLQNILVFTDIYNVYNPMKWHLCISDFGCSAMEYATFYLENSKNYINAYKTLLNQWKYQFKNQLSSYFQGTVYTMAPEGLCYDHMGNFRQSKYNKLIYFYEQNFGNIEDRFQELQMPLVSIKNSINNFNILNVNSPSNFHFLEKKDDKHGVNNTSNIMDADKNSGEVCKGEENKNQKKKSSTNKNAKANESANTNGNNISSKKKGKIEEENNDKKEPSDKANLAENNKINNSTEYLPFDVRSDSWSLGIILADLGKCGIGSYEHMISEKGNGNNNISKGKITDLNSIILNDLNILDDEENFYLQYIMNYYDILSMQWDNEEIENDQINKNTDRNKKRDNSEMENKQNNDSSNNNYSKKQKYKSLENNNSKGDIPGNNCCVIDNTNEPIPNDVSFCKDKSNTHNNNYDNKEETNTNKNTLLNNSQIKSTLNFDECNQSKGNNDNNIKSLELFTKYYKSFILKYKDYIKVDKISYIKNEFVKYYKLFKHMMNENNIERILLLLFLIIINNLTYNYSYETQSFLKIELTIKNIGSGIFKFRNKKEKERYLQEFKANIQKDYMTGNKEYWNSRLTNKYLAVILKDVCYDNFANRKKGIKKCFNKFEYPLNYSDDYWNLLADLLNYIPYERLLACEIIGHDFFSPSNEKIKNIKMPENENDYVDLFDKKEFTDKILKNYIQEKKEKRYICKPFHDETETDTETSDYEECVALSSPLEYNDQIKIKNTIMKGDEKKCDINLKDCNSNNIDLIKINNLPSNEKIGSNNINQNKKAITSLYDTIIRNMKHKCDFCDNITNCLNYKNILKKIAKLENNIFSFQDNNRRNTKNIENMKKHKFFNPSNICNNVYYFLNESSLFNEFTNLDIFMNIHLPIEHLCLPLNDEKTVKNKSDANFFFKPIYFYSFPYKIIHAWYTGPLHIYLKHPNIPDYIKVICLRESNVLRRKEIIFWYCEDIILKSLLKIKKLLSCSNDFLSTPYVSHLIGKQLIARKQYLLNVFKTKNTI; the protein is encoded by the coding sequence tttatcaaaatgCTTCAGATTTAGAGAATTATAATGCAATAAAAAGTAGAAATATACAGTTTACAAATGTAGATAATTCAAACTGGAATTATGATAATTACACATTAGAGCAAAATTGTGACATGAATGGTTCTAACGTCAACATTTCAAGTGAAAACAATGCTTCTAACGAAATAAACACAAATAATGCAAATACGAACTTATCAGATTATGCTATTAtgaattatcaaaaaaaaataaatgaatttaataataatttaataaaacaaaatcaCATGGGGTATTTAGATTCAAATGGTGTTAACTCTAATAATGTATAccacaaaattaataaaatgaataatgaaaatcccccttttaatataatttcaaATAATACTGATAATAATGCGCAGCATTTTAATGGTATGAAATATTctgattattataattctaataattgtatatataacacaAGTATGTTAAATACTAGTGTATCATATAAcgcaaaaaattatttaaataattcgaTTCCAAgtaaaaatgattatttaaaactCAATTTAAACTCAGTGAATAATGTGAGtaatcatttaaatttttcaaatatgtCTAATTCCAATAATGTAAATTCAAATCCATTTAATAGTAACATAACATCTagtttaaatttaataaattataaaaattccGTTAATTCgaataatatgaattataCCCCCAACATGTTTAGTTTAGAGCATACTGGAAATATTAACGTACttaaaggaaaaaattataatttaaatcagTTTAATGTAATAAATCTTCACGAATCAGATTTGTCTAATTATTCTTAtagaaatttaaaaaatgtaaatttaaaatcCAATTATCCTACCTCATCTTGTAATATGATTTCAAATGATATTGATTCGAGTATCTATATTTGCtcgaataataatagtaactattctaataaaaaacaattaaaaattaaaccCAATAATTGCAATGATTCTGATGTAACgaggaaaaaaattaattcattaattttgtcTGAAGCCAATGCTTGTTCTAATGATAAACTTGTATCATTAGACGATGAAAATGTAAACTCAGAACaagaaaacataaaatatgataataaaaatcacagtaatataacaataaaaaatcgaaaGGGAAAAATCACTAAAGTTAAAAATAccaatttaataaataaaagttatGATAATCACAACAAAAGATCCAAGGCCGAATGTCTTATATATGACAATAGCAGAAATCCTATAAATTTGAATgagaatatatatgataaaaaaaaaaaaaatactattataaaaaaagaaaataaagttatcctgaaaaaaaagaaaagtaatataaaaaatataacaaactcaccaagtaataataaaatttcaaaGAATGCAGAAAAAGATAGGGGTTTTGTTAAAGCTACAAGCGAAAGCAATTCCATAGACGCTAAAGAACAAGTATCAagtaatagtaataaaaagcAAATAATTGTGAATAAAAGGAATAGCTACgttttaagaaaaataattaatatgcaAACCGCGGAAGATAAAATTGAGGACGAATTGTcttatcaaaataatagagTGAAAACtgcaaacaaaaataattattctgTTAATGATTTAATCAAAGGGGATGAAGAAAAGGGATTTttgggaaaaaataaaaatacatcacacgaaaataataataacatcgTGAAATCCTTGTcaaaatatgatttttttatgaataaaaacGTAATTATAGATACAGTTAATGTAGGAAGTAAAAGGAGAGGAAATAATGTACAAACTAAATATTCTGacgaaaaatataataatgaattatcCGAAAAACAAGATACTACTCATttaattgataaaaaaaggaaatttAATGATATTAATGAACATAAAAACAACTCCAAAAACGGAAAATACAATGGGACTACAAAATCATGTGAtagaaatgaaaataaaataaaaatatatcacgatgaaaaaaattcagaagataaaaaaatttccagcaataaaaatgaaactcAAATAAATAGCGAAAAAGAAATACACGACAAAGGAGTCACAcgagataaaaaaaaaaaaacgaatagtgaaataataaaaacggAAGAAGCCGttttgaataataaaaaatataagaaaataacaatacaaaatgataccaattttgataataacgaggaagaaaataaaataatttttaatgaacccacaaaagaaaatgatatggaaaaaataaaatttgaagATGGGAAAGAAACAGAtggaaaacaaaatgaacaaaaattttataaaataaaagacaaagaaataaataatataaaaagcgTTACAccaaatgaatataatgaaaaaaattgcttggatcataaaaatatagggGAAACATCGataaatgaacaaaatggaaaaaacaaaataataattgaaGAAAAGTATAATCCCCACGAAAATAACATGATAGTAGAAAACGAGTGTGTAAATAGTAATAACGAAAATAACTGTAAAAAGATGATGAAAGTTTCTAacgaaaacaaaaataatacactCGATGAATTAATGAATAAGAATAGTAGAATAAGTAAAGGAAttgattataataatgaatataaaagtaaaattagtagaacatattatttaagaaaacataaaaatgaaataaatgaaaaaaataataatgaagaattaataaatgaaacGCAAGAgttagaaaaagaaaaaatatataataataatgaaaatgattatGTAGACACAAGCAAAATGGATAAGTCATACAAAGGAAAATTAAATGTTAAAGAAAACAAAtgtgatataaataataccGAAAAATCGACAATGGAAAATGAAACCAcagaaaatatttgtagAGTAggtaatgaaaataaaatagaagaaataaaaactaATATGACCACAAGGAATGagtatataaatgataaaggGAACGATAAAATCGCAAAATCTGTGATTGatgcaaataataatagtagtATGTATGGGAATTacgacaaaaaaaatagtgataaaaatttagtaagagatttatattcttacactgatggaaataataatatgataaataacaaaaaaaacaaaatttggATGAACCTTGGTTCTATTAGTTATATAGACAGCCTTGTTGGAAAAGGATCCTATGGAAATGTCAGAAAggttttatataatgttgATTTAAATAGCGagcatttaaaattttatatcaataaaataaatagttcCGAATTTTCTAAACTTGTAATGGACTGTATAggtttgaaaaaaaatttaacaaaTAACAAGGAAATGCGCAAAAGCGAAATATCCTCCAATGAATTACGCAATAACGTAAAAGGGCTAAAGAAAGATCttgataattatatagaTAGTGTTGAAAAAAACGATTTAAACGggtttaaaaataataaagaatataattGTCTTTGTTGttatcgaaaaaaatattttgaaatggCTATTAAAGAGATTGATGTTAGTAGAAAAGGTAATGaatttcaatttttaaGAGAGCAAGAACTGTTATGTCATTTTAATAGTAATGTTATAAAACCTTTAAGTACAAAAGTTGGGAATTTGAAAGAAAAgcaaaattatgaaatattaatgCATTGCGCTAATGGAGATctaagaaaattattacaaaatttaatatatcatagGAAAAAAGAGTacgaaaaaagaaaaaaagttaataaaattttaaagcTAATTCATACTatatttggaaaaaaatacaaatgttacaaaaatgaaaatgagaAAATGTGTATAGGTCTAtgttatgaaaaattaaaaaaaataaaaattaagttAAATAATAGTGTCATTGAAATAAAGTATCCTAAAtttgattatatttatgaaaatataaaagtatataattGTGGTTTAACCGAATCTGaatgtaaatttttattttttcaaatagtAAATGGCATTAGCTTTTTGCAAACGTGCTACCAATCAAATATCATACGTTTAACTGatataaaattacaaaatattttagtttttacagatatatataatgtttaTAATCCTATGAAATGGCATTTATGTATATCTGATTTTGGTTGTTCTGCAATGGAATATGCTACTTTCTATTTAGAAAATtcgaaaaattatataaatgcatataaaacatTGTTAAATCAATGGAAGTACCAATTTAAAAACCAGTTATCTTCTTATTTCCAAGGAACTGTTTATACTATGGCACCTGAAGGTTTATGCTATGATCATATGGGTAATTTTAGACaatcaaaatataacaagttgatttatttttatgaacaaaattttGGAAATATTGAAGACAGATTTCAAGAGTTACAAATGCCATTGGTTTCTATTAAAAACTcgataaataattttaacattttaaaCGTAAATTCACCAtctaattttcattttttggaAAAGAAAGACGACAAACACGGAGTGAATAACACGTCGAATATCATGGATGctgataaaaatagtggTGAAGTATGTAAAGgggaagaaaataaaaatcaaaaaaaaaaaagtagtaCTAACAAAAATGCGAAAGCTAATGAAAGTGCAAATACTAATGGGAATAACATAAGTTCAAAAAAGAAAGGAAAAATAGAAgaggaaaataatgataaaaaggAGCCAAGTGATAAAGCAAATCTTGCtgaaaataacaaaattaataattctaCAGAATATTTACCTTTCGATGTCAGAAGTGATAGCTGGTCATTAGGGATCATATTAGCAGATTTAGGTAAGTGTGGAATTGGTTCTTATGAACATATGATTTCGGAAAAAGGAAATgggaataataatatatctaaAGGGAAAATTACCGATTTAAAtagtataatattaaatgatttaaatattttagatgatgaagaaaatttttatttacaatatataatgaattattatgatatttTAAGTATGCAATGGGATAATGAGGAAATTGAAAACGAtcaaattaacaaaaatacagatagaaataaaaaacgaGACAATTCagaaatggaaaataaacAGAATAATGATAGTAGTAACAAcaattattcaaaaaaacaaaaatataaaagcttggaaaataataacagtAAAGGAGATATACCAGGGAATAACTGTTGTGTTATCGATAATACCAACGAACCAATACCAAATGatgtttcattttgtaaAGACAAATCGAATactcataataataattatgataataagGAAGAAACAAACaccaataaaaatacactTTTAAATAACAGCCAAATTAAAAGCACATTGAATTTTGATGAATGTAATCAAAGCAAAGGAAATAATGACAATAACATTAAATCCTTAgaattatttacaaaatattataaatcttttattttaaaatataaagactATATAAAAGTTGATaaaatttcatatataaaaaatgaatttgtaaaatattataaattatttaagcACATGatgaatgaaaataatattgagagaatattattattactatttttaataatcattaataatttaactTATAATTATAGTTATGAAACACAATCATTTTTGAAAATCGAATTAaccattaaaaatattggtTCAGGGATATTTAAATtcagaaataaaaaagagaaagaaAGATATTTACAAGAATTCAAAgcaaatatacaaaaagaTTACATGACTGGAAACAAAGAATATTGGAATAGTAGattaacaaataaatatttagctgttattttaaaagatgTCTGCTATGATAATTTTGCAAATAGAAAAAAgggtattaaaaaatgttttaataaatttgaatatCCATTAAATTATAGTGATGATTATTGGAATTTATTAGCAGaccttttaaattatataccgTATGAAAGATTATTAGCCTGTGAAATTATTGGACacgattttttttcaccatcaaatgaaaaaataaaaaatatcaaaatgccagaaaatgaaaatgattatgttgatttatttgataaaaaagaattcACTGATAAAAttctaaaaaattatatacaagAAAAGAAGGAAAAAAGGTATATTTGTAAGCCTTTTCATGATGAAACAGAAACAGACACTGAAACTTCTGATTATGAAGAATGTGTGGCATTATCATCTCCTTTGGAATATAAtgatcaaataaaaataaaaaatactattATGAAAGgcgatgaaaaaaaatgcgaTATCAACTTAAAGGATTGTAATAGCAATAACATcgatttaattaaaataaataatttaccatcaaatgaaaaaattggTAGCAACAATATCAATCAAAACAAAAAGGCCATAACATCATTATATGATACTATCATTCGAAATATGAAGCATAAATGTGACTTTTGTGATAATATAACCAattgtttaaattataaaaacattttaaaaaaaattgcgAAATTAGAAAATAACATTTTCAGTTTTCAAGATAATAACAGaagaaatacaaaaaatattgaaaatatgaaaaaacataaattttttaatccaagtaatatttgtaacaatgtgtattattttttaaatgaatcatcattatttaatgaattcacaaatttagatatatttatgaacaTACATTTACCCATTGAGCATTTATGCTTACCGTtgaatgatgaaaaaacagttaaaaataaatctgatgctaacttttttttcaagccaatttatttttactcttttccatataaaattatacacGCATGGTACACAGGGCCGTTacacatttatttaaagcATCCCAATATACCAGATTATATTAAGGTTATTTGTTTAAGAGAATCAAATGTTTTAAGAAGAAAAGAAATCATATTTTGGTACTGTGaagatattatattaaaaagtttattaaaaattaaaaaacttTTAAGTTGTTCCAATGATTTTTTATCTACACCATATGTGTCACATTTGATAGGGAAACAACTTATAGCAAGGAAGCAATATCTTTTGAatgtatttaaaacaaaaaatactatATAA